Genomic DNA from Leucobacter triazinivorans:
TTCCCGGCGAGCTGCTCGATGATGCGCACCACCTGGCAGCTGTAGCCGTACTCGTTGTCGTACCACACGTAGAGCACTGCGCTGTCGCCGGTGACGATCGTGGCGAGGCCGTCGACGATGCCGGCGCGGTTCGAGCCGACGAAGTCGGTCGAGACGATCTCGGCCGATTCGACGTAGTCGATCTGTGTGCGCAGGCCACCGGTGAGCGAGACCTGCTCCAGGAACTGGTTGATCTCGTCGCGCGAGGTCTCGGTCTCGAGCTGCAGGTTGAGCACGGCCATCGACACGTCGGGGGTGGGCACCCGGATGGCGTTGCCCGTGAGCTTGCCCTCGAACTCGGGAAGGGCCTTCGAGACGGCCTTCGCGGCGCCGGTCTCGGTGAGCACCATGTTGAGCGCCGCGGAGCGGCCGCGGCGGTCGCCCTTGTGGAAGTTGTCGATGAGGTTCTGGTCGTTGGTGTAGGAGTGCACGGTCTCGACGTGGCCCCGCTTCACGCCGAAGCGGTCGTTGATCACCTTCAGCACCGGAGTGATCGCGTTGGTGGTGCAGGAGGCCGCGCTGAGGATCGTGTGCTCGGCGGTGATCTTGTCGCTGTTGACCCCGAAGACGACGTTCAGCATGTCGCCCTTGCCCGGAGCGGTGAGGAGCACGCGCGAGATGCCACGGTTCTCGAGGTGCTGGCCGAGACCCTCGGCGTCGCGCCACCGACCGGTGTTGTCGACGAGGATCGCGTCCTCGATGCCGTACTCGGTGTAGTCGACGCTCGCCGGGTCGTTCGAGTAGATCACCTGGATGCGCACGCCGTTCGCGAGGATCGCGTTCTCGTCCTCGAGCACCTTGATGGTGCCGTTGAACGGGCCGTGGACCGAATCGCGGCGCAGCAGATTCGCGCGCTTCAACAGGTCGTTCTCGGAGCCCTTGCGCACGACGATGGCGCGCAGATTGAGCCCGCGGCCGCTGCCCGAGTGGTCGATGATGATGCGGGCGAGCAGGCGGCCGATGCGGCCGAATCCGTAGAGCACCACGTCGGTGCCCCGGCCGGGCTGCGCCGCGATCGCGGGGGCGAGCTGCTCCCGGAGGTAGGCGTCGAGGTCGCCGGCACCGCTCGTGCGGTACCCGTTGGCGAGCAGCGCCAGATCGACCGACACGGGGCCGGGCTGGATGCGGGCGAGCGCCTCGACCACGGCGGAGGTCTCGGCGAGCGGCAGCTCGACGTCGTCGATCTTCCGGGCGAAGCTGTGCGCGCGGATGATGTCGATGGGCGAGCGCCCCACGAGGCTGCGCCCGTGCACGGACATGACCACGTCGTGGTCCCGGTAGAGCTGCCCGATCAGCGGAATCATCCGCTCTGCGAGTTCCTGCTTCGCCTTCCACGCTTCGAGGTGAGCATCAGCACGCTGAATCATGTGAACGGAGGATTCCTTCCAGTGGTGTGAAGAGGGATCGGCCTGCCCGCCGGCGACGCCGTGACGTCGGTTCCAGTATCCCATGCGGATGACGCCGTATGACACCGCGATTTCGGCTCCAAAGCGACATCCGTCACCCTGGAACGGTCCGCCGCGGCCTCAGCCGCGGCGCTCCCGCACCCGACACGATCGCAGAGGATGATCATGACCTTCACGAAGCGCGGCGCTCTCGCCGCATCGATCGCAGCGTTCGCGCTGCTGCTCACCAGCTGCTCGTCGTCCGGGAGCGGCGAGGGGGGCACCGAGACCGTGCGACTGGGCGTCGTCGGTGAGAGCAACCCGTATTGGGTCGACTTCGTCGACGCCGCGGCCGAGGAGGGGATCGAGGTCGACCTGGTCGACTTCCAGGACTACAACCAGCCGAACCCGGCGCTGAGCAACGGCGACCTCGACCTCAACCAGTTCCAGCACGTCGTCTATCTCGCGGAGTACAACGTCGCGAACGACGACGACCTGGTTCCGATCGGCTCGACCGCCATCTACCCGCTCGCGCTCTTCTCGGACACGTATCAGTCGGTCGACGAGATCCCCGAGGGCAGCGAGATCGCGATCCCGAACGACGTCGTGAACCGCGCCCGAGCCCTGCTCGTGCTGCAATCGGCGGGACTGCTCGAGCTCGAGGGCGGCGGGTCGATCTTCTCGACCCCCGACGAGATCGACCCCGAGACCTCGAAGGTCACGATCGTCGAGGTGCAGGCCGACCTCGTGCCGAACTCCCTCGCCGACGTGGCCGGCGGTGTCGTGAACAACGAGTTCGCGACCAAGGCCGGCCTCGACTACGCCGACGCCATCGCGCAGGACGATCCGCAGGATCCGAACGCGCTGCCCTACGTCAACATCTTCGCGGCCCGCGCCGAGGATCAGGACAACGAGACGTACCTGAAGCTCGTCGAGATCTACCAGGGTACCCAGGCGGTGCAGGACGGCGTGGTCAACGACTCGGGCGGGACCGCGGTGATGACGAGCGTCCCCGTGGCAGACTTGCTGGCGAGCCTCGAGCGCGTGCAGGACGACGTCCGCGCCAACAGCTGACCCGCGGGCGGCGGACGGCGGCCGGGGCCCAGCTGCGAGCAGGAGAAGGAGAACGATGACGCGCGTGCAGATGATCGGGGTGGGCAAACGCTACCCGGCACGGGGGAGCGGTACCGACCCGGTCGTCGCCGTCGACGACGTCTCCATCGATGTGGTCTCGGGCGAGATCCACGCCATCATCGGATACTCCGGCGCCGGCAAGAGCACGCTGCTGCGGCTCGTCAACGGACTCGAGCAGGCCACCTCCGGCCGCATCCTCGTCGGCGACGACGAGGTGACGGCGCTGCCGGAGTCGAAGCTGCGGGCGGTGCGCGGCCGCATCGGCATGATCTTCCAGCAGTTCAACCTCTTCCACTCGAAGAAGGTCGCGAAGAACGTCGAGTATCCCCTCGTGGTCGCGGGGATGGCGGCCGGCGAACGCCGGCGCCGCGTGGCCGAACTGCTCGACTTCGTGGGCCTCGGCGACCGGGCGGGCGCCTACACCGACCAGCTCTCCGGCGGGCAGAAGCAGCGCGTCGGCATCGCTCGCGCACTCGCGACCAACCCCGGAGTGCTGCTCGCCGACGAGGCCACCAGTGCGCTCGATCCCGAGACCTCGCAGGAGGTGCTGGCGCTCTTGAAACGGGTCAACGAGGAGTTCGGGATCACCATCATCCTCATCACCCATGAGATGGAGGTGGTGCGCGCGATCGCGCACCGGGTCACCGTGATGGAGCAGGGGCGGGCGGTCGAGCAGGGCGACGTGTTCGACGTGTTCTCGAACCCGCGCACGGCGACCACGCGCAAGTTCGTGGCGACCGCGCTGCCCACGCAGCCGGAGGCGGAACACCTGGAGGAGCTGCATCGCCGGCACCACGGCAGCCTCGTGACGCTCACCTTCCGCGACGGCGACGTCGACCAGCCCGTGGTCTTCCAGACGCTCGCCGACCGCGGCGTCGGGGTCAGCATCGTGCACGGCGGCG
This window encodes:
- a CDS encoding MetQ/NlpA family ABC transporter substrate-binding protein, with the protein product MTFTKRGALAASIAAFALLLTSCSSSGSGEGGTETVRLGVVGESNPYWVDFVDAAAEEGIEVDLVDFQDYNQPNPALSNGDLDLNQFQHVVYLAEYNVANDDDLVPIGSTAIYPLALFSDTYQSVDEIPEGSEIAIPNDVVNRARALLVLQSAGLLELEGGGSIFSTPDEIDPETSKVTIVEVQADLVPNSLADVAGGVVNNEFATKAGLDYADAIAQDDPQDPNALPYVNIFAARAEDQDNETYLKLVEIYQGTQAVQDGVVNDSGGTAVMTSVPVADLLASLERVQDDVRANS
- a CDS encoding methionine ABC transporter ATP-binding protein, whose translation is MTRVQMIGVGKRYPARGSGTDPVVAVDDVSIDVVSGEIHAIIGYSGAGKSTLLRLVNGLEQATSGRILVGDDEVTALPESKLRAVRGRIGMIFQQFNLFHSKKVAKNVEYPLVVAGMAAGERRRRVAELLDFVGLGDRAGAYTDQLSGGQKQRVGIARALATNPGVLLADEATSALDPETSQEVLALLKRVNEEFGITIILITHEMEVVRAIAHRVTVMEQGRAVEQGDVFDVFSNPRTATTRKFVATALPTQPEAEHLEELHRRHHGSLVTLTFRDGDVDQPVVFQTLADRGVGVSIVHGGVTDVGGRSFGKLTLELIGDDLQVEHAIAALGQQAELEVLAR
- a CDS encoding glyceraldehyde-3-phosphate dehydrogenase, whose translation is MIQRADAHLEAWKAKQELAERMIPLIGQLYRDHDVVMSVHGRSLVGRSPIDIIRAHSFARKIDDVELPLAETSAVVEALARIQPGPVSVDLALLANGYRTSGAGDLDAYLREQLAPAIAAQPGRGTDVVLYGFGRIGRLLARIIIDHSGSGRGLNLRAIVVRKGSENDLLKRANLLRRDSVHGPFNGTIKVLEDENAILANGVRIQVIYSNDPASVDYTEYGIEDAILVDNTGRWRDAEGLGQHLENRGISRVLLTAPGKGDMLNVVFGVNSDKITAEHTILSAASCTTNAITPVLKVINDRFGVKRGHVETVHSYTNDQNLIDNFHKGDRRGRSAALNMVLTETGAAKAVSKALPEFEGKLTGNAIRVPTPDVSMAVLNLQLETETSRDEINQFLEQVSLTGGLRTQIDYVESAEIVSTDFVGSNRAGIVDGLATIVTGDSAVLYVWYDNEYGYSCQVVRIIEQLAGNHPAHLPAREG